In Candidatus Deferrimicrobiaceae bacterium, the genomic window CGACCTGATCGGGCGTCTGCCCAAACCGCGCCTCTTCAGCGAGCTGGAGCTGATTCTGAAGGAGGAGGAGCCCATCGGGATCCTGCGGAGGCTTTCCGACTTCCACATCGGCCCCTCCCTTCACCCGAAGATCACCCTCGACAAGGCCCAGATCACCCTGCTGGAGGAGACCTCCGAGATCCTCGTCTGGTTCTCCCTCCTTTTTTTGGAGGAGAAGGTGGAGCGGTGGGCGGTCCTCTTCCTGTCGCTCCTTACCCCTCTGTCTCCCGACGAGGCGAAGAAGTTCGCCACCGCCTTAGGCGTCGGGCGCCGGGTTAGGGAATGGGTTTACGTCGCCAAGGACGAGGCGGACGACATCACCCACAAGCTCCTCTCCGCCCGGATCGTCTCCCGCAAATTCGTCTACGACTGCCTGAGCCCGCTTCCCAACGAAGTGATCCTTTACCTGATGGCCAAGGCGAAACACAACGATATCAAAAGGTATATTTCCCTCTATTTCACGCAGCTCAAGTACGTGCGGCCGGTCATTACGGGAAAGGACCTGAAAGACCTGGGATACCTCCCCGGCCCGCTGTACAAGCAGATCCTGGACGAGGTCCTGGAGCGCAAGTTCGTGGGTGAGCTGCGCACCAGGGCGGACGAGATGTCCTTCGTCCTGACCCGTTTTCCCAAGCCGTGATATCCTCCCGCATCCGTCCGTGACCGCCCACGCCGCGGACCCGATCTGGTAATATAGAATCTTAACGGAGAAAGGGGATTTTCCAGGTTGTTCGACATCGCTTTGTTCCTCCACAGGCTCTCCGTCGAAGCGCTCCCCCTGGTGCTGGCCATCACCTTCCACGAGGCGGCGCACGGGTACGTGGCGCTCCGGAAAGGGGATCCGACCGCCCAGATGCTCGGCCGGGTGACGCTCAACCCCCTGGCGCACATCGATCCGATCGGGACGATCCTTCTGCCGGCCTTTCTCATCCTGTCCGGCTCCCCGTTCCTCTTCGGGTGGGCCAAGCCGGTCCCCGTGAACTTCCGGCTCCTCAGGGACCAGAAGCGCGACCCGATCTACGTCGCCTCGGCCGGGGTGGCGACGAACTTCGTCCTCGCCGCCATCTCGGGGGTCATCTTCCGAATCATCGGAATGATCGATCCCGTCGTCATCCAGAAGGCTTTCTTCCAGGGGCTTGCGGCCCAGCCGCTGAATTCCCTCCAGATGGTCCTGGTCCCTCTGGCGCTCATGTGCGTCGCGTCGGTCAAGTGGAACGTCCTGCTGGCGATCTTCAACCTGATCCCGATCCCCCCCCTGGACGGCGGCCGGATCGCGGTGGGGCTTCTTCCGTACGGGCCCTCCCAGGCGCTCGCCTCGGTCGAGCGGTACGGGATGCTGGTCATCATCGCCCTGTTCATGTTCGACCCGTTTGGTATAATCCGGGGGATCATTTACCCCGTGATGAACCTGCTCTTCGCGATCTTCCTGGGTGGATTACCGTAAAGGGGGAACCTGCGTGCGCAAGCGGACGTTGAGCGGCATGCGGCCGAGCGGCAAACTGCATCTCGGGCACTACCTGGGCGCCCTCAAGAACTGGAGGGATCTCCAGGAGGAGAACGACTGCTTCTACTTCGTGGCCGACTGGCACGCGCTCACCACCGAGTACGAGCGCACGGAGATCATCGGGGAGAGCATCGACGACATGATCATCGACTGGATGGCGTCGGGGATCGACCCGAAGAGATCGACGATCTTCATCCAGAGCCACGTGCCCGAGCACGCCGAGCTCCACCTGCTCCTGTCCATGATCACCCCGCTGCCGTGGCTCGAGCGCAACCCGACCTACAAGGAGCAGCTGCGCGAGCAGACGTCGCGGGACCTGCAGACGTACGGCTTCCTGGGATACCCTGTCCTTCAGGCGGCCGACATCCTCATGTACGACGCCTCGTTCGTGCCGGTGGGGATCGACCAGGTCCCCCACCTGGAGCTGACGCGCGAGATCGCGAGGCGGTTCAACTTCCTCTACCGGGAAGTCTTCACCATCCCCGAGGCGTACCTGACCGAAACGCCCAAGATCCTGGGGACCGACAACCGGAAG contains:
- the trpS gene encoding tryptophan--tRNA ligase yields the protein MRKRTLSGMRPSGKLHLGHYLGALKNWRDLQEENDCFYFVADWHALTTEYERTEIIGESIDDMIIDWMASGIDPKRSTIFIQSHVPEHAELHLLLSMITPLPWLERNPTYKEQLREQTSRDLQTYGFLGYPVLQAADILMYDASFVPVGIDQVPHLELTREIARRFNFLYREVFTIPEAYLTETPKILGTDNRKMSKTYGNAILLSDTAEEVWDKVKPMVTDPARVRRNDPGNPEICNVFSYHKIFSDPETIEKVNVGCRTAGIGCIECKKWMFERMEKVLAPVRERRKEIVESGISVRELLKAGTQRAREVAARKMSEVRDAVRI
- a CDS encoding site-2 protease family protein — encoded protein: MFDIALFLHRLSVEALPLVLAITFHEAAHGYVALRKGDPTAQMLGRVTLNPLAHIDPIGTILLPAFLILSGSPFLFGWAKPVPVNFRLLRDQKRDPIYVASAGVATNFVLAAISGVIFRIIGMIDPVVIQKAFFQGLAAQPLNSLQMVLVPLALMCVASVKWNVLLAIFNLIPIPPLDGGRIAVGLLPYGPSQALASVERYGMLVIIALFMFDPFGIIRGIIYPVMNLLFAIFLGGLP